The following are from one region of the Salvia hispanica cultivar TCC Black 2014 chromosome 1, UniMelb_Shisp_WGS_1.0, whole genome shotgun sequence genome:
- the LOC125223980 gene encoding reticulocyte-binding protein homolog 2a-like — protein sequence MMSIASMGSNGRPSTDEGDECEATKTAISSYLEREEEIERKKMEVKERVESQLNRAEEETRRLAQVWEELEVLTDPMRKEVGAVRKKIDLANRDLKSLAQICHKKEKEYKEAMEAFKEKNNEKAQLTNTLVELVSQSEKIRMRKLEELSKIVSSNT from the exons ATGATGAGTATTGCAAGCATGGGGAGCAACGGCCGGCCTTCGACGGATGAAGGTGACGAATGTGAGGCTACGAAGACGGCGATCTCGTCAtatctagagagagaagaagagatcGAGAGGAAGAAAATGGAAGTGAAAGAAAGGGTCGAGTCTCAACTCAACCGTGCCGAGGAGGAAACCAGACGGTTAGCTCAAGTTTGGGAA GAATTAGAAGTGTTGACTGATCCAATGAGAAAGGAAGTTGGAGCTGTGCGCAAGAAAATTGACTTGGCCAACCGCGACCTTAAATCTCTTGCCCAAATCTGCCACAAGAAA GAGAAAGAATACAAAGAAGCAATGGAGgctttcaaagaaaaaaacaatgaaaaggCTCAATTAACCAATACCCTTGTGGAG TTGGTGAGTCAAAGTGAGAAAATCAGAATGAGGAAATTGGAAGAACTCAGCAAGATTGTCAGCTCAAACACTTGA
- the LOC125223943 gene encoding alkaline/neutral invertase E, chloroplastic-like has translation MATAQTVLPVCGGNIRCFLSSKPRLSRSWSGSHSRSFVKYKRRKAAACFEPINFFKKPYNDSSCQFLRSVTSNRLGLSRCNCERAESLRGLTSEDGFGTSNGGIHSNGTILREGNTDSIEDEAWDLLRESIVYYCNSPVGTIAAKDPSESTNVLNYDHVFIRDFIPSGVAFLLKGEYDIVRNFLLHTLQLQSWEKTMDCHSPGQGLMPASFKVRTVPLEGDDTATEEILDPDFGEAAIGRVAPVDSGLWWIILLRAYGKCSGDKSVEERIDVQTGIKMILRLCLADGFDMFPTLLVTDGSCMIDRRMGIHGHPLEIQALFYSALLCAREMLAPEDGSADLIRALNNRLVALSFHIREYYWIDMKKLNEIYRYKTEEYSYDAVNKFNIYPDQIPPWLVEWMPHTGGYLIGNLQPAHMDFRFFSLGNLWSVVSNLATPEQSHDILDLIEAKWSDLVADMPFKICYPALEDKEWQIITGCDPKNTPWSYHNGGSWPTLLWQLTVACIKMGRPEIAERAIKTAEKRISKDKWPEYYDTKKARFVGKQARLFQTWSIAGYLVSKLLLSNPNAAKMLTTEEDSELVNAFSCAVSSSSPRRKRGPKSSQNQKAYII, from the exons ATGGCAACTGCTCAAACAGTATTACCAGTTTGTGGTGGTAATATACGTTGCTTTCTTAGTTCAAAGCCCCGTCTCAGCAGATCTTGGTCAGGGTCTCATTCTCGGTcttttgtgaaatataaaagaagaaaggCTGCAGCTTGTTTCGAACCTATCAACTTCTTCAAAAAACCATACAACGATAGTTCTTGTCAGTTTCTTCGTTCAGTCACCTCCAACCGCTTGGGCCTTAGCAGATGCAACTGCGAACGAGCTGAGAGTTTGAGAGGATTAACATCCGAGGACGGGTTTGGGACATCCAACGGTGGGATTCATAGCAATGGAACTATATTGCGTGAGGGTAACACAGATTCTATTGAGGATGAAGCATGGGATCTGCTAAGGGAATCAATCGTGTACTATTGCAATAGCCCTGTAGGTACGATCGCTGCAAAGGACCCCTCTGAATCCACCAATGTTCTCAACTACGATCACGTTTTTATCCGTGATTTCATACCTTCTGGCGTCGCTTTCCTGCTTAAGGGGGAGTATGATATTGTTCGTAACTTTCTTCTTCACACTCTTCAGCTGCAG AGCTGGGAGAAAACTATGGACTGCCACAGCCCCGGTCAAGGGTTGATGCCGGCTAGTTTTAAGGTGCGGACGGTGCCTCTGGAGGGGGACGACACTGCAACAGAAGAAATACTGGATCCCGACTTTGGGGAAGCAGCAATTGGGCGTGTAGCGCCCGTCGATTCTG GTCTCTGGTGGATTATCTTGTTACGGGCGTATGGAAAATGCTCGGGGGATAAATCTGTTGAGGAGAGAATAGATGTCCAGACTGGAATTAAGATGATCCTTAGACTGTGTCTCGCTGATGGTTTTGATATGTTTCCTACGTTATTGGTGACCGATGGTTCTTGCATGATTGATCGCCGTATGGGAATACATGGCCACCCATTGGAGATTCAG GCTTTATTCTACTCTGCATTACTATGCGCACGTGAAATGCTTGCTCCAGAGGATGGATCAGCCGACCTTATCAGAGCATTAAACAACCGTCTTGTTGCattatcatttcatattaGAGAATATTATTGGATCGATATGAAGAAACTCAATGAGATATACCGATACAAGACTGAGGAATACTCATACGACGCTGTTAACAAATTCAATATCTACCCCGATCAGATTCCTCCTTGGCTCGTTGAATGGATGCCTCACACAGGAGGCTATCTAATTGGAAACTTGCAGCCTGCTCACATGGACTTCCGTTTCTTCTCTCTGGGAAACCTGTGGTCTGTAGTTAGCAATCTTGCTACACCGGAGCAATCACACGACATATTGGACCTTATTGAAGCTAAGTGGTCGGATTTGGTGGCTGACATGCCGTTTAAAATATGCTATCCCGCTCTTGAAGACAAGGAGTGGCAGATCATAACTGGCTGTGACCCCAAGAACAC GCCTTGGTCCTATCACAATGGTGGTTCCTGGCCAACTCTTCTTTGGCAG CTAACTGTTGCTTGCATCAAAATGGGACGACCCGAGATTGCGGAAAGAGCCATCAAGACTGCAGAGAAACGCATTTCGAAAGACAAGTGGCCGGAATATTATGACACGAAGAAAGCAAGGTTCGTTGGGAAGCAAGCCAGGCTATTCCAGACATGGTCTATTGCAGGATATCTCGTCTCCAAGCTTCTACTCTCCAACCCTAACGCGGCCAAAATGTTGACGACCGAAGAGGACTCTGAGCTCGTCAATGCCTTCTCGTGTGCGGTCAGCAGCTCGAGCCCAAGGAGAAAACGGGGCCCGAAGAGTTCCCAGAACCAGAAGGCTTATATAATTTGA
- the LOC125190623 gene encoding receptor-like protein 37 — MIAGEIPNWIWKIGNGSLHYLDLSCNMLVGLQKSHRIPTSLRYLDLHSNQLPGEFPYLEGLGLSNNLSLSGSHSFPVNQYSSLEFLDFSDDMIAGEIPNWIWEIGNWSLNYLNLSYNMLVDVQKPYHIPTSPQYLDLHSNQLRGEFPSLLLLKPFTKVDFPNNHFDQFGIVEIGNDSALFGNSEFSLRNNSLSGSIPTFFCTAATFLVFDLSFNYLSGSIPHCLTENTSALYLGRNNIGGWIPDKISPSCQLKSLDLSDNNLVGDVPHSVGNCIALTVLDLSNNKLSGTVPTSLCKASDLRILDLSVN; from the coding sequence ATGATTGCGGGGGAAATTCCTAATTGGATCTGGAAAATCGGAAATGGGTCACTACATTATTTGGACCTTTCTTGTAATATGCTGGTTGGTCTCCAAAAGTCTCATCGCATCCCCACTTCTCTCCGGTATCTGGACTTGCACTCAAACCAGCTTCCGGGCGAGTTTCCCTACCTTGAAGGTCTAGGTCTTTCCAACAACTTGTCACTTTCGGGTTCACACAGTTTCCCCGTAAACCAATACTCCAGTTTAGAGTTCTTGGACTTTTCGGATGACATGATTGCTGGGGAAATTCCTAACTGGATCTGGGAAATCGGAAACTGGTCACTAAATTATTTGAACCTTTCTTATAATATGCTAGTTGATGTCCAAAAGCCTTATCACATCCCCACTTCTCCCCAGTATCTGGACTTGCACTCAAACCAACTTCGGGGCGAGTTTCCCTCACTCTTGCTGCTAAAACCATTTACTAAGGTGGATTTCCCTAATAATCATTTTGATCAGTTTGGAATTGTTGAAATTGGAAATGACTCTGCTCTCTTTGGAAACTCAGAATTTTCACTCAGAAACAACAGCTTGTCCGGATCAATTCCAACCTTCTTTTGCACAGCTGCCACCTTTCTTGTTTTCGACTTGTCTTTTAATTACTTGAGCGGTAGCATTCCCCATTGTTTAACTGAAAACACTTCTGCTCTCTATCTAGGGAGAAATAACATCGGTGGTTGGATCCCAGATAAAATTTCTCCCAGTTGCCAACTAAAATCATTAGATTTGAGCGACAACAATTTAGTTGGGGATGTTCCACATTCCGTGGGGAATTGCATAGCGTTAACAGTCTTGGATTTATCCAACAACAAGCTAAGCGGAACAGTTCCAACCTCCCTTTGCAAAGCCTCAGACCTTAGGATTCTTGATTTGTCTGTTAATTAA
- the LOC125190632 gene encoding receptor-like protein 35 — protein sequence MALSLLLLLLFTVLLSPTFAQTKHCIENEKTLLLELKNQLVFDSSYSEILVHWNQKDDCCSWEGVECDDAGHVIRLGINNEGILGGLNESSSLFRLNYLEELNLAHNLISGSLPHNITNLKRLSSLDLSGCSFSGAIPSMLGNLTQLVDLKMAYNNFGGSIPSGLFEGFSKVEYIDLSINSLSGSIPVSMFNVPSLREIYLYLNQLSWKVDEFAVVNISQLYWLDFSYNRLESPIPNSFINLPSLNYLDLSYNLFNDTFQLDEFLSLPNLESLHLSNNSLSLSSSYSFL from the coding sequence ATGGCTCTCTCGTTGCTTTTGCTATTACTTTTCACCGTTCTACTTTCACCAACATTTGCTCAAACAAAACATTGCatagagaatgagaaaacTTTGTTGCTTGAGTTGAAGAACCAATTGGTATTCGATTCATCTTATTCAGAAATACTGGTGCACTGGAATCAAAAGGATGATTGTTGCTCTTGGGAGGGTGTGGAGTGTGACGACGCAGGCCATGTTATCCGTCTGGGAATCAACAATGAGGGTATCTTAGGTGGACTAAACGAGTCGTCGAGTCTTTTCAGGCTCAACTACTTGGAAGAGCTGAACTTGGCACACAATTTAATCTCAGGTTCCTTACCACACAACATTACAAATCTTAAAAGATTGTCTTCTTTGGACCTGTCTGGTTGCAGTTTCAGTGGCGCGATTCCTTCCATGCTCGGAAATCTGACTCAACTTGTTGATCTGAAGATGGCATACAACAACTTCGGCGGCTCAATTCCTTCCGGCCTCTTTGAAGGTTTTTCAAAAGTTGAGTATATTGATTTAAGTATCAATTCACTAAGTGGTAGCATACCCGTATCTATGTTTAATGTACCTTCACTAAGGGAGATTTACCTCTACCTCAACCAACTTAGTTGGAAAGTGGATGAATTTGCTGTTGTAAATATATCTCAGCTTTATTGGTTAGATTTCAGCTATAATAGACTGGAGAGCCCTATTCCTAACTCTTTCATCAACCTTCCAAGTCTCAATTATCTTGATCTTTCTTACAACTTGTTCAATGATACTTTTCAACTAGACGAGTTTCTAAGCCTTCCCAACCTTGAAAGTCTACATCTTTCCAACAACAGCTTGTCACTTTCGAGTTCATACAGTTTCCTGTAA